Proteins encoded together in one Hevea brasiliensis isolate MT/VB/25A 57/8 chromosome 16, ASM3005281v1, whole genome shotgun sequence window:
- the LOC110666187 gene encoding cyclic nucleotide-gated ion channel 2 isoform X3 produces the protein MPYSRVIGYWWLNLARLTNKLTDHCNGGNYDAVLGSTECYACTQVGVPVFHSTSCDSSTAHHPHWQASAGSSLVPIRASLPKSNPTHALTGPFGPILDPRSQWVQWWNRVFLLARAISLAVDPLFFYALSLSLGKGGAPCLYVDDGVAAFVTVARTCLDAVHLWHLWLQFRLAYVSRESLVFGCGKLVWDARAIASHYVRSLKGFWLDAFVILPFPQAIFWLLVPKLVVQEKIELVLTIVLLTFLFQFLPKLYHSFCLMSRMRKVTGYIFGTIWWGFGLNLIAYLIASHVIGGCWYVLATQHVMSCLKEQCERNSNCNLSLSCSMDVCYQFMYPEDKFGNQCGNNSKMIAKPLCLDDEGPFNHGIYTEGLLVVTSNSLAVRVLYPIFWGLLNLSSFGNALDPTSNLIEVVFSIFIVLFGFTLFTLMVGNIQVFLSVILAKNKNMQLKRRDIEWWMSRRQLPPDLRRRVRHFENQRWAVMGGEDEIKWMEELPEGLRRDIKRHLCVDLIRKAPLFHNLDDLILDNICDRVKPLIYSKGEKIIREGDPVPRMYFIVRGRVKRSQGLSKGMVATSVLEPGGFLGDELLSWCLRRPFIDRLPASSATFYCLDSTEAFGLDANHLSCEHTICLATIQNEN, from the exons ATGCCTTATAGTAGAGTAATTGGATATTG GTGGCTCAATCTTGCAAGACTCACAAACAAACTTACCGATCATTGCAATGGAGGTAATTACGACGCCGTTTTGGGCTCCACCGAGTGTTATGCTTGTACCCAGGTTGGCGTCCCCGTCTTCCACTCCACCAGCTGTGACAGCTCCACTGCCCACCACCCCCATTGGCAAGCCTCCGCCGGTTCTTCCCTCGTTCCAATACGTGCTTCTTTACCCAAGTCTAACCCGACCCATGCTCTCACTGGCCCTTTTGGGCCCATCCTGGACCCACGTAGCCAGTGGGTCCAGTGGTGGAACCGGGTGTTCTTGTTAGCACGTGCAATATCTTTGGCTGTTGATCCGCTTTTCTTTTACGCCTTGAGTTTATCATTAGGGAAAGGTGGGGCCCCGTGTTTGTACGTGGACGATGGGGTAGCGGCTTTCGTTACCGTTGCTCGCACGTGCCTGGACGCTGTGCACCTCTGGCATTTGTGGTTGCAATTCAGGTTGGCCTACGTGTCAAGGGAGTCTCTTGTTTTTGGCTGTGGCAAACTCGTGTGGGACGCACGTGCCATCGCTTCCCATTACGTAAGGTCGCTGAAGGGATTCTGGTTGGATGCCTTTGTCATACTCCCATTTCCTCAG GCAATATTTTGGTTGTTGGTGCCAAAATTGGTGGTACAGGAGAAGATTGAGCTGGTATTAACAATAGTATTGCTAACCTTCTTGTTTCAATTCCTCCCTAAGCTCTACCATAGCTTTTGCTTGATGAGCAGAATGCGAAAGGTCACAGGCTACATTTTTGGCACCATTTGGTGGGGTTTTGGCCTTAATCTCATTGCCTACCTGATTGCCTCTCAT GTTATTGGAGGATGCTGGTATGTGCTTGCTACTCAGCATGTAATGTCATGCCTCAAGGAACAGTGCGAAAGAAATAGCAACTGCAACCTCTCTTTGTCATGCTCAATGGATGTTTGTTATCAATTTATGTATCCTGAAGATAAATTTGGAAACCAATGTGGCAATAACTCAAAAATGATTGCAAAACCATTGTGCTTGGATGATGAAGGACCATTCAATCATGGGATCTACACAGAGGGGCTTCTAGTTGTTACCAGCAATTCACTTGCAGTCAGGGTACTTTATCCCATATTTTGGGGCCTGTTGAATCTCAg CTCTTTCGGCAATGCGCTCGATCCAACAAGTAACTTGATAGAAGTCGTGTTCAGTATATTCATTGTGCTGTTTGGCTTTACTCTCTTCACTTTAATGGTTGGGAACATCCAG GTATTTTTGTCTGTGATCTTGGCAAAAAACAAAAACATGCAGCTGAAGCGTCGAGACATAGAATGGTGGATGAGTAGAAGACAATTGCCACCTGATTTAAGACGAAGAGTTCGGCATTTTGAAAATCAGAGATGGGCAGTCATGGGAGGAGAAGATGAGATTAAGTGGATGGAAGAGTTGCCTGAGGGCCTCCGAAGAGATATCAAGCGCCATCTCTGCGTAGACCTCATCAGAAAG GCACCTCTGTTTCACAATTTGGATGATCTTATTCTTGACAACATTTGTGATCGGGTCAAGCCCCTTATCTACAGCAAAGGCGAAAAG ATAATTAGAGAAGGAGATCCTGTGCCAAGGATGTATTTTATAGTGCGTGGACGTGTGAAGCGTAGCCAAGGACTTAGTAAAGGCATGGTAGCCACAAGTGTGCTTGAGCCTGGAGGCTTCTTAGGTGATGAATTGCTCTCCTGGTGCCTTCGCCGTCCATTTATAGACCGACTTCCAGCCTCATCTGCAACGTTTTATTGTCTGGATTCAACAGAAGCATTTGGTCTTGATGCAAACCATCTCAG CTGTGAACATACAATTTGCTTGGCGACGATACAGAATGAGAACTAG
- the LOC110666187 gene encoding cyclic nucleotide-gated ion channel 2 isoform X1 gives MPYSRVIGYWWLNLARLTNKLTDHCNGGNYDAVLGSTECYACTQVGVPVFHSTSCDSSTAHHPHWQASAGSSLVPIRASLPKSNPTHALTGPFGPILDPRSQWVQWWNRVFLLARAISLAVDPLFFYALSLSLGKGGAPCLYVDDGVAAFVTVARTCLDAVHLWHLWLQFRLAYVSRESLVFGCGKLVWDARAIASHYVRSLKGFWLDAFVILPFPQAIFWLLVPKLVVQEKIELVLTIVLLTFLFQFLPKLYHSFCLMSRMRKVTGYIFGTIWWGFGLNLIAYLIASHVIGGCWYVLATQHVMSCLKEQCERNSNCNLSLSCSMDVCYQFMYPEDKFGNQCGNNSKMIAKPLCLDDEGPFNHGIYTEGLLVVTSNSLAVRVLYPIFWGLLNLSSFGNALDPTSNLIEVVFSIFIVLFGFTLFTLMVGNIQVFLSVILAKNKNMQLKRRDIEWWMSRRQLPPDLRRRVRHFENQRWAVMGGEDEIKWMEELPEGLRRDIKRHLCVDLIRKAPLFHNLDDLILDNICDRVKPLIYSKGEKIIREGDPVPRMYFIVRGRVKRSQGLSKGMVATSVLEPGGFLGDELLSWCLRRPFIDRLPASSATFYCLDSTEAFGLDANHLRYITDHFRYTFASQRLKRTLRYNSSNWRTWAAVNIQFAWRRYRMRTRGLVLPVVLNGNIENLLRRYAAMFMSLRPHDHLE, from the exons ATGCCTTATAGTAGAGTAATTGGATATTG GTGGCTCAATCTTGCAAGACTCACAAACAAACTTACCGATCATTGCAATGGAGGTAATTACGACGCCGTTTTGGGCTCCACCGAGTGTTATGCTTGTACCCAGGTTGGCGTCCCCGTCTTCCACTCCACCAGCTGTGACAGCTCCACTGCCCACCACCCCCATTGGCAAGCCTCCGCCGGTTCTTCCCTCGTTCCAATACGTGCTTCTTTACCCAAGTCTAACCCGACCCATGCTCTCACTGGCCCTTTTGGGCCCATCCTGGACCCACGTAGCCAGTGGGTCCAGTGGTGGAACCGGGTGTTCTTGTTAGCACGTGCAATATCTTTGGCTGTTGATCCGCTTTTCTTTTACGCCTTGAGTTTATCATTAGGGAAAGGTGGGGCCCCGTGTTTGTACGTGGACGATGGGGTAGCGGCTTTCGTTACCGTTGCTCGCACGTGCCTGGACGCTGTGCACCTCTGGCATTTGTGGTTGCAATTCAGGTTGGCCTACGTGTCAAGGGAGTCTCTTGTTTTTGGCTGTGGCAAACTCGTGTGGGACGCACGTGCCATCGCTTCCCATTACGTAAGGTCGCTGAAGGGATTCTGGTTGGATGCCTTTGTCATACTCCCATTTCCTCAG GCAATATTTTGGTTGTTGGTGCCAAAATTGGTGGTACAGGAGAAGATTGAGCTGGTATTAACAATAGTATTGCTAACCTTCTTGTTTCAATTCCTCCCTAAGCTCTACCATAGCTTTTGCTTGATGAGCAGAATGCGAAAGGTCACAGGCTACATTTTTGGCACCATTTGGTGGGGTTTTGGCCTTAATCTCATTGCCTACCTGATTGCCTCTCAT GTTATTGGAGGATGCTGGTATGTGCTTGCTACTCAGCATGTAATGTCATGCCTCAAGGAACAGTGCGAAAGAAATAGCAACTGCAACCTCTCTTTGTCATGCTCAATGGATGTTTGTTATCAATTTATGTATCCTGAAGATAAATTTGGAAACCAATGTGGCAATAACTCAAAAATGATTGCAAAACCATTGTGCTTGGATGATGAAGGACCATTCAATCATGGGATCTACACAGAGGGGCTTCTAGTTGTTACCAGCAATTCACTTGCAGTCAGGGTACTTTATCCCATATTTTGGGGCCTGTTGAATCTCAg CTCTTTCGGCAATGCGCTCGATCCAACAAGTAACTTGATAGAAGTCGTGTTCAGTATATTCATTGTGCTGTTTGGCTTTACTCTCTTCACTTTAATGGTTGGGAACATCCAG GTATTTTTGTCTGTGATCTTGGCAAAAAACAAAAACATGCAGCTGAAGCGTCGAGACATAGAATGGTGGATGAGTAGAAGACAATTGCCACCTGATTTAAGACGAAGAGTTCGGCATTTTGAAAATCAGAGATGGGCAGTCATGGGAGGAGAAGATGAGATTAAGTGGATGGAAGAGTTGCCTGAGGGCCTCCGAAGAGATATCAAGCGCCATCTCTGCGTAGACCTCATCAGAAAG GCACCTCTGTTTCACAATTTGGATGATCTTATTCTTGACAACATTTGTGATCGGGTCAAGCCCCTTATCTACAGCAAAGGCGAAAAG ATAATTAGAGAAGGAGATCCTGTGCCAAGGATGTATTTTATAGTGCGTGGACGTGTGAAGCGTAGCCAAGGACTTAGTAAAGGCATGGTAGCCACAAGTGTGCTTGAGCCTGGAGGCTTCTTAGGTGATGAATTGCTCTCCTGGTGCCTTCGCCGTCCATTTATAGACCGACTTCCAGCCTCATCTGCAACGTTTTATTGTCTGGATTCAACAGAAGCATTTGGTCTTGATGCAAACCATCTCAGGTATATCACTGATCACTTCAGGTACACGTTTGCTAGCCAAAGACTCAAGCGAACATTGAGATATAACTCATCTAATTGGCGAACATGGGCAGCTGTGAACATACAATTTGCTTGGCGACGATACAGAATGAGAACTAGAGGTCTAGTGCTTCCTGTAGTGTTAAATGGGAACATTGAGAATCTGCTTCGACGGTATGCTGCAATGTTCATGTCACTCAGGCCACATGACCACCTTGAATAA
- the LOC110666187 gene encoding cyclic nucleotide-gated ion channel 2 isoform X2 produces the protein MSSFRWLNLARLTNKLTDHCNGGNYDAVLGSTECYACTQVGVPVFHSTSCDSSTAHHPHWQASAGSSLVPIRASLPKSNPTHALTGPFGPILDPRSQWVQWWNRVFLLARAISLAVDPLFFYALSLSLGKGGAPCLYVDDGVAAFVTVARTCLDAVHLWHLWLQFRLAYVSRESLVFGCGKLVWDARAIASHYVRSLKGFWLDAFVILPFPQAIFWLLVPKLVVQEKIELVLTIVLLTFLFQFLPKLYHSFCLMSRMRKVTGYIFGTIWWGFGLNLIAYLIASHVIGGCWYVLATQHVMSCLKEQCERNSNCNLSLSCSMDVCYQFMYPEDKFGNQCGNNSKMIAKPLCLDDEGPFNHGIYTEGLLVVTSNSLAVRVLYPIFWGLLNLSSFGNALDPTSNLIEVVFSIFIVLFGFTLFTLMVGNIQVFLSVILAKNKNMQLKRRDIEWWMSRRQLPPDLRRRVRHFENQRWAVMGGEDEIKWMEELPEGLRRDIKRHLCVDLIRKAPLFHNLDDLILDNICDRVKPLIYSKGEKIIREGDPVPRMYFIVRGRVKRSQGLSKGMVATSVLEPGGFLGDELLSWCLRRPFIDRLPASSATFYCLDSTEAFGLDANHLRYITDHFRYTFASQRLKRTLRYNSSNWRTWAAVNIQFAWRRYRMRTRGLVLPVVLNGNIENLLRRYAAMFMSLRPHDHLE, from the exons ATGTCGTCTTTCAG GTGGCTCAATCTTGCAAGACTCACAAACAAACTTACCGATCATTGCAATGGAGGTAATTACGACGCCGTTTTGGGCTCCACCGAGTGTTATGCTTGTACCCAGGTTGGCGTCCCCGTCTTCCACTCCACCAGCTGTGACAGCTCCACTGCCCACCACCCCCATTGGCAAGCCTCCGCCGGTTCTTCCCTCGTTCCAATACGTGCTTCTTTACCCAAGTCTAACCCGACCCATGCTCTCACTGGCCCTTTTGGGCCCATCCTGGACCCACGTAGCCAGTGGGTCCAGTGGTGGAACCGGGTGTTCTTGTTAGCACGTGCAATATCTTTGGCTGTTGATCCGCTTTTCTTTTACGCCTTGAGTTTATCATTAGGGAAAGGTGGGGCCCCGTGTTTGTACGTGGACGATGGGGTAGCGGCTTTCGTTACCGTTGCTCGCACGTGCCTGGACGCTGTGCACCTCTGGCATTTGTGGTTGCAATTCAGGTTGGCCTACGTGTCAAGGGAGTCTCTTGTTTTTGGCTGTGGCAAACTCGTGTGGGACGCACGTGCCATCGCTTCCCATTACGTAAGGTCGCTGAAGGGATTCTGGTTGGATGCCTTTGTCATACTCCCATTTCCTCAG GCAATATTTTGGTTGTTGGTGCCAAAATTGGTGGTACAGGAGAAGATTGAGCTGGTATTAACAATAGTATTGCTAACCTTCTTGTTTCAATTCCTCCCTAAGCTCTACCATAGCTTTTGCTTGATGAGCAGAATGCGAAAGGTCACAGGCTACATTTTTGGCACCATTTGGTGGGGTTTTGGCCTTAATCTCATTGCCTACCTGATTGCCTCTCAT GTTATTGGAGGATGCTGGTATGTGCTTGCTACTCAGCATGTAATGTCATGCCTCAAGGAACAGTGCGAAAGAAATAGCAACTGCAACCTCTCTTTGTCATGCTCAATGGATGTTTGTTATCAATTTATGTATCCTGAAGATAAATTTGGAAACCAATGTGGCAATAACTCAAAAATGATTGCAAAACCATTGTGCTTGGATGATGAAGGACCATTCAATCATGGGATCTACACAGAGGGGCTTCTAGTTGTTACCAGCAATTCACTTGCAGTCAGGGTACTTTATCCCATATTTTGGGGCCTGTTGAATCTCAg CTCTTTCGGCAATGCGCTCGATCCAACAAGTAACTTGATAGAAGTCGTGTTCAGTATATTCATTGTGCTGTTTGGCTTTACTCTCTTCACTTTAATGGTTGGGAACATCCAG GTATTTTTGTCTGTGATCTTGGCAAAAAACAAAAACATGCAGCTGAAGCGTCGAGACATAGAATGGTGGATGAGTAGAAGACAATTGCCACCTGATTTAAGACGAAGAGTTCGGCATTTTGAAAATCAGAGATGGGCAGTCATGGGAGGAGAAGATGAGATTAAGTGGATGGAAGAGTTGCCTGAGGGCCTCCGAAGAGATATCAAGCGCCATCTCTGCGTAGACCTCATCAGAAAG GCACCTCTGTTTCACAATTTGGATGATCTTATTCTTGACAACATTTGTGATCGGGTCAAGCCCCTTATCTACAGCAAAGGCGAAAAG ATAATTAGAGAAGGAGATCCTGTGCCAAGGATGTATTTTATAGTGCGTGGACGTGTGAAGCGTAGCCAAGGACTTAGTAAAGGCATGGTAGCCACAAGTGTGCTTGAGCCTGGAGGCTTCTTAGGTGATGAATTGCTCTCCTGGTGCCTTCGCCGTCCATTTATAGACCGACTTCCAGCCTCATCTGCAACGTTTTATTGTCTGGATTCAACAGAAGCATTTGGTCTTGATGCAAACCATCTCAGGTATATCACTGATCACTTCAGGTACACGTTTGCTAGCCAAAGACTCAAGCGAACATTGAGATATAACTCATCTAATTGGCGAACATGGGCAGCTGTGAACATACAATTTGCTTGGCGACGATACAGAATGAGAACTAGAGGTCTAGTGCTTCCTGTAGTGTTAAATGGGAACATTGAGAATCTGCTTCGACGGTATGCTGCAATGTTCATGTCACTCAGGCCACATGACCACCTTGAATAA